One stretch of Bacillus marinisedimentorum DNA includes these proteins:
- a CDS encoding SLATT domain-containing protein — MNNNLKEEIISLMNDRVWITKKARMEAEARMNRNHLFTQLLVNYYTFVVLGFSIWTLVSNNNAVSLLTVIASVGLFGVSIFVSAIGYREKALQFKESYLKLNVLEFNLKNLLRKDLDDKNTTEELTKYEKDYSEILTKSENHMDIDYIKVLIKHNKKITNSESLKYYSNKLIYYSLVLTLIVAPIILLILYLGGI, encoded by the coding sequence ATGAATAATAATCTGAAAGAAGAAATTATATCATTAATGAATGATAGGGTTTGGATAACCAAAAAAGCTCGGATGGAAGCAGAAGCACGAATGAATCGCAATCATCTGTTCACCCAGTTATTAGTCAATTATTATACGTTTGTAGTTTTGGGGTTCTCAATATGGACTCTAGTTTCAAATAACAATGCTGTATCGTTATTAACTGTGATTGCGTCAGTTGGCCTTTTTGGAGTTTCAATATTTGTAAGTGCAATAGGATATAGGGAAAAAGCACTTCAGTTTAAAGAATCCTACTTAAAATTAAACGTTCTAGAGTTTAATTTAAAAAATTTGCTTAGGAAAGATCTCGATGATAAAAATACTACTGAAGAACTTACAAAATATGAAAAAGACTACTCCGAAATACTTACTAAATCTGAAAATCATATGGATATTGATTATATTAAAGTATTAATAAAGCACAATAAAAAAATAACTAATAGTGAATCATTGAAATATTATAGTAATAAATTAATATACTATAGTTTAGTGCTTACGTTAATAGTGGCTCCAATAATTTTGTTAATATTATATTTAGGAGGTATTTAG